The following are from one region of the Chanos chanos chromosome 10, fChaCha1.1, whole genome shotgun sequence genome:
- the arhgap20 gene encoding rho GTPase-activating protein 20, whose protein sequence is MYSLNGIKAQRRSTSLGEESGGFTQSRNRRNAKTPVQRRQSAPSLIISRALTMTKTAARETVSVILPESCPLVQSLLSPTRSLIHYGSAQLQMGLQRQERTLFLFTDLIIISKAKSPAHMKPKACVRVCEMWTACCMEEVCESPTSPDRSFVMGWPVHNCVATFSTPEQKEKWLTLIENRITEEKKKDDPKSIPLKIFAKDVGSCAYTKTVSVANTDRTTDVINTARQQLGLTGAVSDYQLWVCSGSDEPPYPLIGHEFPYSIQMRHMRQSRPTAVTPTYPSGALLPTDAHCQFILRPTTQNLTVEQRTVKRKRSIKRINWPFRRNSVSQLDGQLSSLTSSCPAIPTPGRLIGRPLGEVFKDRLPPPIMDMLVCLCKEGSKTHGIFRRSAGVAACRDLSEKLDCGYTDTLLSGESALVISSVFKHFLRNIPDSLLCEELYEQWLRVMEEHGEIEEERERTEHRIERVQRLLELLPKENLLLLKFVVAMLHHIQSNAEHNQMNSYNLSVCIAPSLLWGRKLQPQGEDTKKVCELVCFLIDNCSAVFGDDITTIFSGLSEEKSNSHENALLVQMADSCYSSLENELSTNLESMPQTLPNTQSTDSLITLSDSEDTDQSESDLEVESPFLPSRDRVFVAPARKPLSQLRRRSEPIIRHARSSLEVQSETRKASLDSSRMHEEENDEENGDEVFLPHSFQRLRLSPRERAVFQRRRRKRAPPLSLRLDDSRSSPMSIGTSTTGSSVSSLDSSFSQSSDDNAHIQLTLSSPQNSPPKQQFNSTFQKRTQHSITDTQKIVMKAGPQTVNDLAVPQSVFLSQSWVLTVHKATQTVDDTPANNTPVVGTHCWRCGNQALPPSVRGDCNEEVSLRSRHLYRSEVKRSGEENMLGSREMSLTGVERRRDWIMGSCQWSSEDVFLSEESYV, encoded by the exons AACGCAAAGACCCCTGTCCAGCGGAGGCAATCTGCGCCTTCACTGATCATCAGTAGAGCCCTTACCATGACGAAGACTGCAGCCAG gGAGACCGTGTCCGTGATTCTCCCTGAGTCCTGCCCTTTGGTCCAGTCTCTCCTCAGCCCAACTCGGAGCCTTATCCACTACGGCAGTGCTCAGCTCCAGATGGGCCTGCAGAGGCAGGAGAGGACACTCTTCCTCTTCACCGatctcatcatcatcagcaaGGCCAA atcACCTGCCCACATGAAGCCCaaggcgtgtgtgcgtgtgtgtgaaatgtggaCGGCCTGCTGTatggaggaggtgtgtgagagcCCCACCAGCCCAGACAGGAGCTTTGTCATGGGCTGGCCTGTTCACAACTGTGTCGCTACCTTCAG CACCCCTGAGCAGAAAGAAAAGTGGCTCACTCTCATTGAAAA TCGcataacagaagaaaagaagaaagacgaCCCAAAAAGCATTCCTCTCAAGATATTTGCAAAGGATGTTGGGAGCTGTGCATAT ACAAAGACTGTCTCGGTCGCTAACACAGACCGGACCACAGATGTCATTAACACAGCTCGACAGCAGCTTGGTCTGACA ggtGCTGTGAGTGATTACCAGTTGTGGGTATGCTCTGGAAGTGATGAACCACCATACCCTCTGATTG GTCACGAGTTCCCGTACAGTATTCAGATGAGACACATGAGGCAGTCACGTCCCACTGCAGTGACACCCACTTACCCATCGGGGGCGCTGTTGCCCACAGACGCACACTGTCAGTTCATTTTGAGGCCCACTACACAGAACCTTACTG TTGAACAGAGGACGGTAAAGCGAAAGAGGAGCATAAAACGCATTAACTGGCCATTTAGGCGAAACTCCGTTAGCCAGCTGGACGGGCAGTTATCGTCCCTTACCTCATCTTGCCCTGCCATCCCCACCCCTGGCCGTTTGATTGGGCGGCCTCTTGGTGAAGTCTTTAAAGACCGTCTGCCTCCACCAATCATG GACATGTTGGTGTGCTTGTGTAAAGAAGGCTCAAAGACCCACGGTATATTCCGGCGTTCTGCCGGAGTGGCAGCGTGCCGAGACCTGAGTGAAAAGCTGGACTGTGGTTATACTGACACTCTGCTGAGCGGTGAATCTGCGCTTGtgatttcctctgttttcaaG CATTTCCTGAGGAACATTCCAGACAGCCTGCTCTGTGAGGAACTCTATGAGCAGTGGCTTAGAGTGATGGAGGAAcatggagagatagaggaagaaagagagcgaaCGGAGCACAGGATAGAGAGAGTTCAAAG GTTGCTTGAGCTCTTGCCTAAGGAGAACCTCTTGTTGCTTAAATTCGTGGTTGCTATGCTACACCACATTCAGAGCAATGCTGAGCACAACCAGATGAACTCCTAcaatttgtctgtgtgcattgcTCCCAGTTTGCTGTGGGGCAGAAAGCTACAACCACAGGGCGAGGACACCAAGAAG GTATGTGAGCTTGTTTGCTTCCTGATTGACAACTGCTCTGCGGTGTTTGGCGATGACATCACAACAATTTTCTCAGGTTTGTCTGAGGAGAAAAGTAACAGCCATGAGAACg caCTGTTGGTACAGATGGCAGATTCTTGTTATAGCAGCCTTGAGAATGAGTTGAGCACTAATCTAGAGTCTATGCCTCAGAccctgccaaacacacagagcactgattCGCTCATCACGTTGAGTGACAGCGAGGACACAGACCAATCAGAGTCTGACCTGGAGGTTGAGTCCCCGTTTTTGCCGTCACGTGATAGGGTGTTTGTGGCACCTGCGCGTAAGCCTCTCTCGCAGCTGCGGAGGAGGTCTGAACCGATCATCAGACATGCCCGTTCTAGTCTGGAGGTGCAGTCTGAAACGCGGAAGGCAAGCCTGGACAGCAGCAGAATGCACGAGGAAGAGAACGATGAAGAAAATGGGGATGAAGTATTCCTGCCGCACAGTTTCCAGCGCCTGAGGCTTTCGCCCAGAGAGCGAGCGGTCTTCCAACGCAGAAGGCGGAAACGTGCCCCGCCTCTTTCGCTGCGATTGGATGATTCAAGATCCAGCCCCATGTCCATTGGGACCTCGACCACGGGGTCATCTGTGAGCTCACTGGACAGCTCCTTCTCCCAGTCCAGTGATGACAACGCCCACATCCAACTGACCCTCTCGTCTCCTCAGAACTCGCCACCCAAACAGCAGTTTAACAGCACATTCCAAAAGAGAACTCAACAC agcatcacagacacacagaaaatcgTCATGAAAGCTGGCCCACAGACAGTAAATGACCTCGCGGTCCCTCAGAGTGTATTTCTCAGTCAGTCTTGGGTTCTGACTGTGCACAAGGCCACACAGACAGTCGACGACACACCTGCCAACAACACACCTGTCGTGGGAACACACTGCTGGAGGTGCGGAAATCAGGCGTTGCCCCCATCTGTCAGAGGAGACTGTAATGAGGAGGTGTCGCTGAGGAGCAGGCACCTGTATAGGAGTGAGGtaaagaggagtggagaggagaatATGTTGGGGAGCAGAGAGATGTCTCTGACTGGGGTAGAGAGAAGACGGGACTGGATCATGGGAAGCTGCCAGTGGAGCAGTGAGGACGTGTTTCTCTCAGAGGAGTCGTACGTctaa